From Pogoniulus pusillus isolate bPogPus1 chromosome 17, bPogPus1.pri, whole genome shotgun sequence, the proteins below share one genomic window:
- the LOC135183016 gene encoding uncharacterized protein LOC135183016 — translation MGFAASRGSAAFWKRRVREARLGFLCRPSHLLRRGHSPGGSRRPLGAVAAAVSSGTCSGGLTAAATTAFFRATRGRRLTGTAPGQLPPRVKDRSSASARGCPVGMTLATATPAKGRQRPAARSCLFKQTQSGFPPAAPGRKRRWVASPGSVGRGLGKARHRSCARGTWRPPEVRGREPAWRRVAHPSAAGWRRAADASRAPRQHLAAHRSGLLCGTAVLAFRCARRSHEGLTERAGRERIVLSLPL, via the exons ATGGGGTTTGCTGCTTCTCGGGGAAGTGCTGCGTTCTGGAAGCGGAGGGTCAGGGAGGCTCGGCTGGGGTTTCTGTGTCGTCCCAGCCACCTCCTCCGCCGCGGGCACAGCCCTGGCGGCTCCCGCCGCCCCTTGGGCGCCGTCGCAGCCGCCGTTTCCTCCGGGACATGCAGCGGAGGTCTGACGGCCGCCGCCACCACCGCGTTCTTCCGCGCCACGCGTGGCCGGCGGCTGACGGGAACCGCGCCGGGACAGCTTCCACCCAGAGTAAAAGACAGGTCATCTGCCTCCGCCCGAGGCTGCCCTGTCGGCATGACCTTGGCCACGGCCACGCCGGCAAAGGGAAGGCAGCGTCCGGCTGCTAGGTCATGTTTATTCAAGCAAACACAGAGCGGGTTCCCGCCTGCCGCCCCGGGCCGGAAGCGGCGCTGGGTGGCCTCTCCCGGCAGCGTGGGGCGGGGGCTCGGCAAGGCACGGCACAGGTCCTGCGCCCGCGGGACGTGGCGGCCGCCCGAGGTGAGGGGCAGGGAGCCTGCATGGCGGCGGGTGGCGCACCCGAGTGCGGCAGGGTGGCGGCGAGCGGCCGACGCCTCCCGGGCACCGCGGCAGCACCTTGCGGCGCACCGGAGCGGCCTTCTGTGCGGAACGGCGGTGTTGGCCTTTCGCTGCGCTCGCAGGTCACATGAAGGCCTCACGGAGCGAGCCGGCAGAGAGAGG atagtTCTGTCATTGCCACTGTAG
- the FSD2 gene encoding fibronectin type III and SPRY domain-containing protein 2, producing the protein MSSRSGSAREDETSEQLLGRSASPPVLEASETEAEGLIFYHMDLYGSKERFDIFPEELSGQGDRSMGDMKRDSAPSSENVRHSQEPGYDLGKEVAELAKMYGIDEDREKELELLGGHTEMVESRWSPARIGKAGSPGSLYNASKSSSPARNHSQSPKQEGHPGKTSQDEEQNKARTEDESPIWSREELSSSSKSEEWNSQAVSEEEEAADVFCSTCKIPIRAFDKLFGEHKDHEVAQLPGAVESEKEEIHKNMCKLEEQIAQVENFASHLEEIFITVEENFGRQEQNFEVHYNDAVQVLAQKYEEQLEALGEEKRQKLEALYEQLVTCGEHLNTCKELTDTTQELCLENDKASFMKAAVTMVERLEEFLKKEVDLELSTHPEFEERVIDFSEVEQLMNSINAIPAPCAPMINPQAPNAATGTSLRVCWSLFSDDTVECYQLCYKPVSHERHSDEQSEHMLKVRETYCTITDLLPNTQYEFWVSALNASGISPPSEKAVYVTAPSPPTIKTEKIRSCENAALVCWESRDLNPVDSYTVELSKMTDEENSNNITESIVGIPNCEVLIHLQPTQSYRVCVRALNLGGSSERSEPVLIHTTGTYFCLNEDTAHPLLAILDDGFTIACDELENPECDLPVYDNSFTRCIGILGSLIPFPGKHYWEVEVAEDTEYRIGVAFENTPRHGYLGANNSSWCMRHIITPSRHKYEFLHSGMTPDIRFTVPPRRIGILLDYENCRLSFFNADIAQHLYTFSSHFQHYVHPCFALETPGILQIHTGIAIPPWAALP; encoded by the exons ATGTCATCCAGATCTGGCAGTGCAAGAGAGGATGAAACTAGTGAGCAGCTGCTCGGCCGTTCAGCTTCCCCACCAGTCCTAGAAGCTAGTGAAACTGAGGCTGAAGGCTTGATATTTTATCACATGGATCTTTATGGATCAAAGGAAAGGTTTGATATCTTTCCTGAAGAGCTGTCTGGTCAAGGAGACAGATCTATGGGGGATATGAAAAGGGACTCTGCACCAAGTAGTGAAAATGTTCGGCACTCACAAGAACCTGGATATGATTTgggaaaggaggttgcagagtTGGCTAAGATGTATGGAATTGATGAGGACAGAGAAAAAGAGCTTGAGCTTCTTGGAGGACATACGGAGATGGTGGAGAGCAGATGGTCACCTGCTCGCATaggaaaagcaggatcaccaggCTCCCTATATAATGCATCAaaaagcagctctccagcaagaAATCACAGTCAAAGCCCAAAGCAAGAGGGACATCCTGGCAAGACTTCTCAAGATGAAGAACAGAACAAAGCCAGAACAGAGGATGAGAGCCCCATATGGTCCAGAGAGgagcttagcagcagcagcaagtcagAGGAGTGGAACAGTCAGGCTGtcagtgaggaggaggaagctgcagaTGTTTTTTGTTCTACCTGCAAGATACCAATCCGAGCATTTGACAAACTGTTTGGTGAACACAAGGATCATGAGGTGGCTCAGCTCCCTGGTGCTGTGGAAAGTGAAAAG GAAGAGATTCATAAAAACATGTGCAAGTTGGaagagcagattgcccaggtGGAAAACTTTGCCAGTCACTTGGAGGAAATCTTCATCACTGTAGAG GAAAACTTTGGGAGGCAGGAGCAAAACTTTGAGGTGCATTACAACGATGCAGTGCAAGTGCTTGCTCAGAAGTATGAAGAACAATTGGAAGCTCTaggggaagagaagaggcagaagCTGGAAGCTTTGTATGAGCAGCTAGTCACTTGTGGGGAACATCTCAACACCTGCAAGGAGCTGACAGACACAACACAGGAGCTTTGCCTGGAAAACGACAAAGCCAGTTTTATGAAG GCAGCAGTAACCATGGTTGAGAG GCTGGAAGAATTCTTGAAGAAAGAAGTGGATTTAGAGCTATCAACACATCCAGAGTTTGAAGAGCGGGTCATAGATTTCTCAGAAGTTGAACAACTAATGAACTCCATTAATGCAATCCCAG CTCCTTGTGCCCCTATGATCAATCCCCAGGCTCCCAATGCAGCAACTGGCACCTCACTGAGAGTTTGCTGGAGCCTCTTCTCAGATGACACTGTTGAGTGCTACCAACTGTGCTATAAACCAGTAAGCCATGAGAGGCACAGCGATGAACAATCAG agcATATGCTAAAAGTCAGAGAAACGTACTGCACCATTACTGATCTGCTGCCCAACACACAGTATGAATTTTGGGTCAGTGCTTTAAATGCCTCTGGTATCAGTCCACCAAGTGAGAAAGCAGTTTATGTAACAG CTCCTTCACCACCTACTATAAAGACTGAAAAGATCCGAAGCTGTGAAAATGCAGCACTGGTGTGCTGGGAATCTAGAGACCTTAACCCTGTTGATTCCTACACAGTTGAGTTGTCCAAGATGACAGATGAAGAAAACAGCAATAACATTACTGA ATCTATTGTTGGGATTCCTAACTGCGAAGTCCTAATTCACCTCCAGCCAACACAAAGCTATCGCGTCTGTGTAAGAGCCCTAAACCTGGGCGGTTCCAGTGAGAGAAGCGAACCTGTCCTGATACACACCACAG GCACCTACTTCTGCCTTAACGAGGACACAGCCCATCCTTTACTGGCGATTCTAGATGATGGATTTACAATTGCATGTGATGAACTGGAAAACCCAGAGTGTGATCTGCCTGTCTACGATAACAGCTTTACAAG GTGCATTGGGATCCTGGGTAGTCTGATCCCATTTCCAGGAAAGCATTACTGGGAGGTGGAAGTTGCAGAAGATACAGAGTACAGAATTGGTGTGGCTTTCGAAAACACTCCAAGACATGGTTATCTGGGGGCAAACAACTCATCCTGGTGCATGAGGCATATCATCACACCATCAAG GCACAAGTACGAATTCCTGCACAGTGGGATGACACCAGATATCAGATTTACTGTGCCCCCCAGAAGAATTGGCATCCTGCTGGACTATGAGAACTGCAGACTCTCATTTTTCAATGCAGACATTGCCCAGCATCTTTATACCTTCAGCTCCCACTTCCAGCATTATGTCCACCCTTGCTTTGCACTGGAAACACCTGGTATCTTACAGATACACACTGGGATTGCAATACCCCCATGGGCTGCCCTCCCATAA